One region of Solanum pennellii chromosome 6, SPENNV200 genomic DNA includes:
- the LOC107023768 gene encoding protein CDC73 homolog: MDPLTLLREYTIRNDLHKIVRIGDDYRFGNDYTFPCTIETAYRSKHVQANRYTLETLINFITNHHLKHTEYIQQSRSLRIPAVTLPDRKPLLDYLTGKTASSDSIEFLKFPQSNDTSVPVSVSAGVTGNEENVMSDVRVLENQNPIELIKAAEKPLKDREAILFCKNRDFYSVFTAALRRDEERHRAESLQRKDGLVAKNRIDRGYGGGDEIGYDGGPKAKMHLKGSKIGEGVPIILVPSAFSTLITIYNVKDFLEDGVFIPTDVKLKQMKGSKPDCITVQKKFSRDRVVTAYEVRDKPSALKPEDWDRVVAVFVLGKDWQFKDWPFKDHVETFNRVVGFFLRFEDDSVESAKTVKQWNVKIISISKNKRHQDRAAALEVWEKLEEFMRSRSH; the protein is encoded by the exons ATGGATCCCCTCACACTCCTCCGCGAGTACACCATCCGCAACGACCTCCACAAGATTGTCCGCATCGGCGACGACTACCGATTCGGCAATGACTACACTTTCCCTTGCACAATCGAAACCGCTTATCGCTCTAAACATGTTCAAGCTAATCGGTACACTCTCGAAACCCTAATCAACTTCATCACCAATCACCACCTTAAACACACTGAATACATTCAGCAATCTCGTTCTCTTCGTATTCCGGCGGTTACCCTACCTGACCGTAAACCCCTTCTCGATTATCTCACCGGAAAGACTGCATCTTCAGATTCTATTGAATTCCTCAAATTCCCTCAGTCAAATGATACTTCAGTTCCTGTTTCTGTTTCAGCTGGTGTTACAGGCAATGAGGAGAATGTGATGAGTGATGTTAGGGTTTTGGAAAATCAAAACCCTATTGAGTTGATTAAAGCTGCTGAGAAGCCTTTGAAGGATAGAGAGGCgattttgttttgtaagaaCCGGGATTTCTATAGTGTTTTTACGGCTGCGTTGCGTAGAGATGAGGAGCGGCACCGGGCGGAATCCTTGCAGAGAAAAGATGGGTTGGTTGCTAAGAATCGGATAGATAGGGGGTATGGAGGTGGTGATGAAATAGGATATGATGGAGGGCCCAAGGCGAAAATGCATTTGAAGGGGAGTAAGATAGGGGAAGGTGTTCCCATTATTTTGGTTCCCAGTGCCTTTTCGACTTTGATCACCATCTATAATGTGAAGGACTTTTTGGAGGATGGGGTGTTTATACCAACTGATGTGAAACTGAAGCAGATGAAGGGGTCAAAACCGGACTGTATAACAGTACAAAAGAAGTTTAGTAGGGATAGGGTAGTTACAGCATATGAGGTTAGAGATAAGCCTTCTGCCTTGAAGCCGGAAGATTGGGACCGTGTGGTGGCAGTTTTTGTGTTGGGTAAAGACTGGCAGTTCAAAGATTGGCCTTTTAAGGATCATGTTGAGACCTTTAACAGGG TTGTAGGATTTTTCTTGCGTTTTGAGGATGACAGTGTGGAGTCAGCGAAGACCGTGAAGCAATGGAATGTCAAGATTATCTCG ATAAGTAAGAACAAACGCCACCAGGACAGAGCTGCAGCACTTGAGGTGTGGGAGAAACTTGAAGAATTTATGCGGTCACGGTCTCATTGA
- the LOC107022812 gene encoding non-specific lipid-transfer protein-like protein At2g13820, translated as MSKMGLNVKICTTLVAILVIGNNYMISRGAMAQSNCMNAFLSMYSCLSYVTGSTPRTPPSSSCCSALSGMLQSQPRCLCTVANGGGSSLGVQINQTLALALPAACNLKTPPVSRCYDDGNEPAMSPISRGSLVGSPEGSFSDETADPPMPGLEENWV; from the exons ATGTCAAAAATGGGATTGAATGTCAAAATTTGCACGACTTTAGTTGCAATATTAGTAATAGGGAATAACTACATGATTTCAAGAGGAGCAATGGCTCAATCTAACTGCATGAATGCATTTTTAAGCATGTATTCATGTCTTAGCTATGTCACTGGATCAACACCAAGAACACCACCGTCGAGCTCTTGCTGCTCCGCCCTCTCAGGGATGCTGCAATCGCAGCCAAGGTGTCTTTGCACCGTTGCTAATGGAGGTGGTTCGTCGTTAGGAGTTCAAATTAATCAAACTCTTGCACTTGCATTACCTGCTGCATGCAACCTTAAAACTCCTCCTGTTAGTAGATGTTATGATG ATGGTAATGAACCGGCAATGTCTCCAATCTCAAGGGGCTCTCTAGTAGGCTCGCCAGAGGGTTCATTTTCGGACGAGACTGCGGATCCTCCAATGCCAG GGCTCGAGGAGAACTGGGTGTAG
- the LOC107023769 gene encoding non-specific lipid-transfer protein-like protein At2g13820 — protein sequence MADQRYEMSLALTVFAVIWTGVIAQESDDCTNVWVSMSPCLNYYAGSTSPQFSGCCTQLSTVVDEKSECLCQVLKGGNSDLGLNINQTRLSALTTACKVQTPPASSCNGRGSASQGGSNDATSTNMAAPFPFSFS from the exons ATGGCTGATCAGAGGTACGAAATGAGTCTTGCCTTGACTGTGTTCGCGGTGATCTGGACTGGAGTAATTGCTCAAGAAAGCGATGACTGCACAAACGTGTGGGTCAGCATGTCACCTTGCCTGAACTACTACGCGGGCAGCACCTCACCACAATTCTCAGGTTGCTGCACGCAGCTTAGCACGGTGGTTGATGAAAAGTCAGAGTGCTTGTGCCAGGTTCTCAAAGGGGGTAACTCTGACCTTGGACTCAACATTAACCAGACTCGGTTATCGGCCCTCACTACCGCTTGCAAAGTTCAGACTCCACCTGCTAGCAGCTGCAACG GACGTGGATCTGCATCACAAGGAGGTTCCAATGATGCAACTTCAACCAATATGGCTgctccttttcctttttctttctcttgA
- the LOC107022593 gene encoding uncharacterized protein LOC107022593: MDERSSKSEGKEMDDEFTEITLRPIELTDVDDFMEWATDEKVSQFCTWDTYTCKDEALDYINNNAILHPWLRVICTKNRAIGAISVTPNSGYLDSCRAELGYVLAYKYWGKGIVTKAVKIVVSNIFEEWPDLERIEAFVDVDNKGSQRVLEKAGFLKEGVLRKFRTIKGRSRDMFIFSNLSADTL, from the coding sequence ATGGATGAAAGAAGCAGCAAATCAGAAGGAAAAGAAATGGATGACGAATTCACTGAAATAACTCTGCGGCCAATTGAACTgacagatgtggatgatttcatgGAATGGGCAACAGATGAAAAAGTCAGTCAATTTTGCACTTGGGATACTTACACTTGTAAAGATGAAGCTCTAGATTACATCAACAACAATGCAATTCTCCATCCATGGTTGCGAGTTATTTGCACTAAAAACAGAGCAATTGGGGCAATTTCTGTGACACCAAATTCTGGGTATTTGGATAGTTGTAGAGCAGAGCTTGGTTATGTATTGGCTTACAAGTATTGGGGTAAAGGGATTGTCACAAAGGCAGTAAAAATTGTTGTATCAAATATATTTGAAGAATGGCCAGATCTTGAGAGGATTGAGGCTTTTGTGGATGTAGACAATAAAGGATCACAAAGGGTGTTGGAAAAAGCTGGATTCTTGAAAGAAGGTGTTCTAAGAAAGTTCAGAACTATAAAGGGGAGATCAAGAGATATGTTCATATTTAGCAATTTATCTGCAGATACCTTATGA